Genomic window (candidate division WOR-3 bacterium):
TGCTCTCTGGCGAATTCGAAAAGTTTTTCAATGTCTTTGTCTATGTTTTCATTCTTTTTCCTGGCAGTTGATATTGAAGACGAGTTAATTGATTTTACGGCTTTGACAATTTTATCGTGTTCTTCGGGCAGATAATCCATTTGAGGTTTTACCAGAGATCTGACGCTTTTCCACCTTTTTTCATGTTGACATCTCAGACTGCAATAGCCGTCAAAATGTTTTTTCAGTGCGTCGACGCATTTTTCGACGATTTTAATGTGCAGTCTGTCGTAAAAATCCCACGAATCTATATCCTGTTTAACGGGAGGATTGACAAGGTTCATAATAGATCTGGATATGTCCGTCAGGATTTTTTCTTTTTCAGTCCTCGTAGATTTTTTTTTAAGATTTCTGTATTTCTTTTCTATGCCGTTTATCTTTCCGACGAGAAACTGCTTTTTCTTCCAGACAACGTATCTCATGGGGAAAAGCAGGTCTTTTTCGTCTTCGGGATAAAAGAAAAGCTTCAAAAAATCACCGACGTTCTGACTTTTTGATTTTTCTATGTCTTCTTTGATTTTCAGAAAGTGTTCGACTCCCGTCATGCAGGAAAAAACAAAATCGGCGATCTCAATTTCAGCCTGTTCCTTTTCTTTGGCGACGACAATTTCGTCCTGTCTTGTAAGAAGCTTGGTGTTTTTAAGTTCCTGCATGTATAGCTTTGTGGGATCGTCGAAGGCTTTTATGTTGTGGATTTTGAGAACTTTTTGTTTTTTCAGGTTTTCGAGCTGTTCGTTCCTTATTACTATGTCGTTTTTTTTCAAGTGGGAACAGATGTCTTCGAAAACGTCTTCAGCAGTCAGGCTGTCTGGTATGAGGCCGTTTATTTCCTCATACGAAATTACGTTACGCTGAGATCTGGCTTTTTTTTCGATTTTTCCCAGAACTGCCTGAAGGTTCTTGTCTCTGTC
Coding sequences:
- a CDS encoding sigma-70 family RNA polymerase sigma factor, which translates into the protein MTAVKVKKKGQAPSKAKKKKIDRDKNLQAVLGKIEKKARSQRNVISYEEINGLIPDSLTAEDVFEDICSHLKKNDIVIRNEQLENLKKQKVLKIHNIKAFDDPTKLYMQELKNTKLLTRQDEIVVAKEKEQAEIEIADFVFSCMTGVEHFLKIKEDIEKSKSQNVGDFLKLFFYPEDEKDLLFPMRYVVWKKKQFLVGKINGIEKKYRNLKKKSTRTEKEKILTDISRSIMNLVNPPVKQDIDSWDFYDRLHIKIVEKCVDALKKHFDGYCSLRCQHEKRWKSVRSLVKPQMDYLPEEHDKIVKAVKSINSSSISTARKKNENIDKDIEKLFEFAREQKKMEDEAMATYLKTKETLQKISDANSRVNEAKKKMIEANVRLVISIARKSSHQGLDFLDLIQEGNVGLMRAVDKFDWRKGYKFSTYATWWIRQAISRALADQGRTVRVPVHMIEVMHKVLKEISVYKQKTGQEPTPEEIAEKLDIPIEKIYAVFNVGQDTVSLDRPIGDSDDAFFGDFIEDIKEASPLQVAANAMLDERLRGVLNTLTEREKKVLVYRFGIEDGCPKTLEEVGMIFGVTRERIRQIETKALKKLRLKARSRQLEQFREMSE